GATCTCGCCCACGCCAGGCAGGTTCACCGTGCCGTCGATGAGGCCCAGGCTCAAGCCACCGGGCAGGAAGTCGATGGTGTTGGCGGCGTTGTTGTTGAGGTTGGCGCCACCGCCGAAGTTGCTGCCACCGATGAACTTGCCGTTGTTGCGCATCCATTGGATGCCGAGTTGCGCGGCGTCCTGCTCGGTGACTTCGACGATCAGGCTCTCCACCATCACCTGTGCGCGGCGCTGGTCCAGCAGGTCGATGACGCGACGGATGCTGCGGTACATCGGCTCCGGCGCCGCGATGATGAGCGCATTGGCGGTCGCATCGGCCTGCACGGTGACGCCACCGGCCGAGAACGCGGTCGACGATCCCGAACCGCCGCCGGCAACCTGTCCGCCATTGGCGCCGCCATTGCCATTGCCGCCAAATCGGGCACTGCCACCGCCGCTTTTGCTGCTGCCACTGGATACGCCGGAGGGCGTCGAGCCGGTGCGCGACGGCGTGCCGCTGCTGTTCGTGGCGGCCGCCCCACCGGACATGCCGCCGGCACCGAGTGCGGCGCGGGCGTTGTCGCCGCTGCCCAGGGCCGAGGTGCCGGTATCCCCGGTGAGCATGCCGCGCAGCACGCCGGCCAGGTAGGTGGACTGCGCATGGCGCAGATAGACGACATGGAGATTGCCCGGGTCGTCCTGGGCGCTGTCCAGCTTGGCCAGCAGATCGCGTGCGAGCCGGGTGCGCGACGGGCTGCTGGACCGGATGATCACGTTGTTGGAGCGCGGATCGGCGAGCAGGACGATGTCGCGCCGGTTGTCGTTGCCGCCGGTCTGGAGCAGATCGCTGGCCAGCCCGGCGATGTCGACCGCCACACCGTGGTGGATCTTCACCACATCGGTGTCGAGCGAGGTGGGCGTATCGATGCTCTCGATGATCCGGCTGAGGCGCTCCAGGTTGTCGACATAGTCGGTGATGACCAGCATGTTGCTCGAGGCATGGGCGGTGATGCTGCTCTCGGGCGCCACCATTGGCTTGAGCACCGGCACCAGCGCTTCCGCGTTCTCATAGGCGAGGCGGATGGTCCGGGTGGCGACACCGCCGCCCGGCGCGCGGGCATTCACCGGGCCGCCCTGCAGCTTGGCATCGGCCACCGGCACGACACGGCTGACCCGACCCACGTCCACGATGGTGAAGCCGCGCATGCGCAGCGCAGCGACAAGCATGTCGTAGGCGGTGCCGGCCGGCACCTCGCCGTGGGAGACCAGGGTGATCTGCCCCTTGACGCGCGGATCCAGCAGGAAGTTCCGGCCCAGGAAGCGCGCCAAGGTCGAGATGACCGACGGGATCTCCGCATCGACGAAGTTCAGCGCGGCCTTGCCCGGCACATCGCTGGTGGTGCGGCGAGTGAGTGGCTCGTCCGCGCCGCGGCGCGCGGGCCGGTCCGAGTCCTCGCGGGCCTTTGCGGCCGACGTCATCTCGGCACCGGCGGTGCCCGGAGGGATGACGGGCTGGGGGATGGCCGAGGGGAGCCCGGGCGATCGGCCATCAGGGGACTCGGTCGCCCGTGCGCTGCGCACATAGGTGCCTTCGCGGAACAAGGGGGCATCCGGATCGTTGGACTGGGAGGCTGGGGTGACGCAGCCCGACAGCATCAGGCAACTGGCCCATGCGGCGAGGCGGTGCTTCGGATCCGTGAGGGATCGCATGATGATCAACTCCCTAAGGGTCATGTCGCCACGATCGTGATGGTGAATCGGACGTCGCTCCGCGACGCGGAGATCGGTCGGTCGTCCAGGCGCTGCAGCGAGAACTGCGCCACCTTCATCTGCAGCGTCGGCGGCCCGGCGAGCAGCCAGGCCATGCCTTTGGACAGATCGACCGCACGATCGAATTCGATGTGAATCGCGGCCCCGTCATCGCTCAGCACATAGGCGCCGGCCAAGCCCGCGCCGTCGAGGCTGGCGCGCAGGCGCTGGAGACGATCCTGCGGCGTGATCGCAGACGGGCGAGCCGCGGGCTGGCCGTCCGCGCCAAGAATGTCCTTCAGCGCAGCGGCCTGGGAGCGAAGCCGCGGCAGTTCGTTCTCCCAGTGCCGGATCGACGCCAACGCCGGCCGGGCCCACAGCAGCCAGACGGCCGTCGCCACCACCGCCACGACCATGCCGACGATCTGCAGGCGCTCGCGCGGCGACAGCGCACGCCATCGATCCTGCGCTGCATCCACCAGCGGCTTGAGTTGGCGCTGCAGCGGCCACCGCAGGGCGTTCAGACGCGCTTTCATGGGGTCACCCCGACGCGCACCGGGGCGGACGTCTGTGCCGTGCTCGCTCCCGCTGCGGGCGGTGCCTTCGATGCATCCACCTGCAGCCGAAGGCCCTGCGCGTCAGCCAGCACCGTGAGACCACGCGCCTGGGCCTGCGCCTGCAGCGCTTGAAGCTCGTCGGCACCAAAGGCCGCGCCCTCGCGCCATTGGAGCCACAGTTGACCGTCCTGGAACGCCAGGCGCTGAAGCTGCCCCTGGGCGTTCGGCAGCAAGGCGGCGCCCGCCCGCAGCAGCGCCGCCGGGTCATCCGATGGTGCGCCGCCGACGGCAACGCCCGCGCGACGCGCATCGCGAAGCTGGCGCGCCTGCTGCAGAGGATTGATCACCACCGGCACGTCCGGAAAGGCCGCCTTCACATCAGCCGCCATCTGCCGCGACAGGGCCTTGCCCTGCGCGGCCAGGTCCGACGCCTGCACCTGAAGTCCGACGACGGCCACCATCGCGGCGGCCATGGACCATCCCAGCGCGGGCGCCAGCCATCGATGGTCTGCGCCGGCGCCGTGGCGTCGCGCCAGCGGGAGCGACCAGGTCCAGCCGCTGCCGGACCACGCCGATGTGGACGGGGCGGGCAGCTCGCTGGCCTCTTCGCCGTGGCCGCCATCGGTGTCCTCGCTGTCGACTTGAGTACGGGCCGCCGGGCCATCGCTCACGAAATCCCCCTCGCCTTTCAATTGGAGCCACCGCACGCCGGGATGGTCGGGCCGCGTGGCGCGCAGGCGTTGCTCGATCTGCGCCGCACCTCGCGAGCCCTCCGCGTTCGGCAGCAGCAAGCCCTCATCGGCGGCGGAGCGCACGACCACCCAGTCGTCGATGCAGACGGCGGTGGCGCGACCGTCGCCCGACTCGCCGTCTTCGGGCTGAGGCAAGAAGGCGGGCGGTGGCAGGACCGCCTGCACCGGCAGGCCGATCCGTTGCAGGGTCTGCGTGATCTGCGACAGCGCCTCCGCGCTCATCCACGCCAAGGGCACCTGGCCCGTGCCGGTGCGCGTGCCCGAGGCCACCGCGAGCGTGGCCGTGTCCGAGAGAACCAACAGGTCGAGTTCGCCGAGCAGCGCCGTGCGCAGCAGCTTCGCGGGCAGCGGCGGCAGCGTGAGCTCGGTCATCGACACCTCGCTGGGGTGCGGACAGGCTTCCACACGTCGGGCTCGAAGACGGACCGCGACGTCGGCGAGGTGCTCGAAGGTCGCTTCATGCCACTCGCCCTGAGGCAGACGCCAGGCGGCGCGCACCGTCGCGGTCTCCAGCATGCGGGTCGGCGGCAGCATCAGCCGCAGCAGCTCAGCCTGGATCACGTCAGGCGCCTTCTCGAAGCCAGACGAGCCGGGGAAGGGAGTCCTTGTCGTCATGCAGCAAGGCCTGCATCAGCAGCGTGGTGCGGGACATCTGCAAGGCGGTGGACACACGGAACCATTGGCTGGTGATGCCGATGAGCAGCGGGGTGTCGTCCAGCGTCGGCATCTGCAGCCGATTGACGAAGTCGCCGCGGTTGATGAACCACTGACCCTGATCGCGGGTGCGGAGCACCGCACGGGCGCGGTCGACGTCCAACCCCGGCACCCAGGCCGACAGCACCTCGGCGCTGGCGGTGTTGGCATTGACCCAGGTGCGCTGCGGCAACACGGTGACGAAGGGCCGCAGCCGCTCGATGCTGCCGGCCTCCACGCCCGGCGTGGCGAGCAGATCGTCCATCACCCGTGGCCGCGGGGCCAGGTCATGCGCAGGCGGGCCGTCGATACCTAATTGCTGGGCGATGGCTTGCGCTTCCTTTTCATCCAGACTCGCTTCGGATGCTGAAGCGGGCGCTGCAGCGGCGATGGGCTGGGCATCTGCTTCTACCAGACTCGTCACCACCCGCCGCGCGATGCGCCCCGCCTGATCGGCGGGCACGCCCAGCAAGCCGCACAGGCGCAGGAACACGCCGGCTTCGACCGCATCCAACTGGCCTGACGCCACCAGGTTGCGAAGGTTGAACTTGGCCTGTTCATCGGTGATCTCGGTGAACGCCTGCGCCGGCGCGCCCTCGATCTGACCGAGCACCTGCGCGACGACAGGCTGGTTCCATCCGCCGTCGAGCCGTGTGGTGGGGTCGCGTTGCGCGTCCAAACGCAGGACCACCTGCGCCCGGCTGATTTCACCACGGAGCAGCCACCGCGCCTGGGCCCAGGTCTGCTCGGCCTGAGCGGCTCGGATGAAGGCGGTCTGCCGGCTCAGCAGCGCGGCGGCCAGCACCGCGATCACGGCGACCACCAACAGCATGCTGACCACGGCCATGCCGCCTCGCCGCGCGCGATCCTGGGGGTGGGGCGGGCGGGGTGTGCGTTGGAGCGTGCGCCAGATGCGAGCCACGCTGCCGCCTAGAGTTGCCAGGAGCCGACGTCGGCGCTGGCCTTGTCCCCGCCGGGTTCGCCGTCGGCGCCGAGGGAGAACACGTCGATCTCGCCGTTGGTGCCGGGATTGAGATAGTGATAGGGGCGGCCCCACGGGTCATTGGGCAGCCGCTCCAGGTACTTGCGCCAATTGGTGGGCGGCTTGCCGGCGACCGGTTTGTCGACCAGTGCGCCCAGCCCCTGGGCGGCACTGGGATAGTCGCCGTTGTCGAGCCGGTACAGCTTGAGCGCCTGCATCAGGGCGCCGACGTCCTGACGTGCGGCGGTGGCGCGGGCCTGATCGGGGCGCTCCATCAGGTTGGGGACGACCAGCGCCGCGAGAACGCCCATGATCACCAGCACCACCATGATCTCGATCAACGTGAATCCCTGCTGCGTCTTGCTGCGCAGTCGATGCCTGACAACCATGCCCCCGCCCATGTGCTCCTCCGTGAGATCCCTGTCCATTGGTCAGGGACATGATCGGAGGAGGGGATGTCATGGGCATGAAGCATGCTCGGGAGGATTGGGGGGGTCCTCCGGGGTGGGGCGGGATTTTGGGGGTGGTTGGGGGTGGGGTTCTCGGGTGAATGGGGCGCGGTCACTGCGCGCGACGAAACCTGCCAACTGCATTCTGTTAGCCGGGACATTGAACATGGGGTTGGCTGGCCGACTGCTAAGGCGATGAGATTGCCGCTGCGAGTGGCGGCGGTGGGGAAACGTGCGAGGCGGCGCTACCATCCGCCAACATGCCAGGTCGCCAACGCTTCGCCACCCTCCTCACCGTCCTGTGCGTGGCGGCGTTCCTCGAGGGTTGCGCGAGCTGTCCGGAGCGTCCCGTTCAACGCTTGAGCGTGCAGACGGACGCGTCGTTCATCAAGACCAGCCACAACGCGGATGACTTTTGGCTTGATCACCCTGGCTTTGCGCTCAGCATCGGACCTTGCAGAGGCAACCCCGCCGGCGGCGATGCGCGCAACGCCGCGCTGTGTGCCAAGCTCTTCGTGCATGAGGGCACCGTCCTTCAATTTGAGAAGGCGACCTTCCAGTTGCTCGACCTGAAGACCGGGGAGACCTACACCGTGCCGATGAAGGGCCAAGGGTTCAAGCCGCTTGAACCGATCGTCGGGTCGGATTTCCGCTTCAAGTCCGGATTTGACCGCTTCACCGTTGAGCCTGGAACGCCGGAGTACTTCCGGCTCTTGGAGTTCTGGCCGCCGAATGCGCTGCTGCTGGCGATGCCGCGCGTGCAGATCGGGTCGCAGTTCATCGATCTGCCGACGGTGCGGACCGATCCGGTGATGGAGCGGAGGTGTGTGCACTTTCATTGAAGCGCAAAGGCGTTGGTCAGCGGCCGGCGGCGCGCAAGGGCGATGGGAGTGTGGATGTCCGCATGACTGGAGAGAAGGCATGCGGATTTCAGACCTTCAGGGCGAGACGGAGGCCGAGTTGACGTTCTGCTGAACCGTCTGCCAAGTTGATGCCGTATTTGCTATCGGCAGTGGGCAGAAGGACCGTCTCCACAAGAGGAAACTGGCGGAGTTCCCCTCGATGTCGAATAGCAAATACAGCACTCGTCCGTCGAAGAGAGGGCTTGAAGCCCGGTGCACGGGCAGCACATCCAGCAAATGGACAGCCTTTATTCCCTTGGCCGAGCTGTGGCGCAACTCAGGCAGGAGCGCGGAATGACCCAGAAGCAGCTCGCGGCGCTTTGCGGCATGGGTCAGTCAACCCTCGCCCGATTTGAGACAGGCGGCGTCGCAGAGTTCGGTTCGCGCAAACTGCTTCGCCTGCTTGAGGTCATGGGCCACCAGTTGTCGTTTACACCCAAGCGAAGCGGCTTCACCCTGGACGATGCCTTGGCGGAACGGCAGCGTCAGGCTCGGGAAGCAAGTGAGACCAACGCTTCAGGGCGAACTCGGCGATGAACTGCACGTCTGCGGCCACAACGACGCTGTCGCCACACTGGAGTCCACAGACGGCTTCCGGCATGTGATGACCTACCACCCAGACGTCCAGCCTGAGCAATTCGTCTCCCTGCTCATGCCCGTGCGTACGGAGTCCTACGTCTATCCGGAACTGCACCCGCTGTTCCGAATGAATCTTCCCGAGGGCTTCCTGCTCTCCACCCTGCAAGAGCAGCTCGGCCCGCATGTCGGCGCCTCGCCTCTGAATCTGCTCTCAGTGGTCGGACGCAACGCCATCGGGCGGGTCAAGGTGGCCACACCTGGCGCCGACCCAACCCAGCCGCCGGTGCCCTTCGACTTGAACGGCCTCCTGAGGGGCGACAACTCGGAAGAGGCGTTCGTTGAGCTGGTGCGCCGACACGCAGCGTCCGGGGTCTCCGGCGTCGTTCCGAAATTCGTTTCGCCCAACACATTGGGCGAGTACGGCAAGGGCACCCTAGCCACCGAGCGCTACATCGTCAAAGGCACCACCGCTCGTCTGCCGGGTGTGGCCCTCAACGAACACCTGTGCATGGAAGTGTCGCGTCAGGCCGGGTTTCCGACCGCAGCGACCGAGGTCTCCGACGATGGCCAAGCGCTGGTCGTGCATCGCTTCGACTTTGAGCCCGACGGCACGACCCGAAAAGGCATGGAGGACTTGTGCAGCTTGCTCACGCTGCGGCCCGAGCAGAAGTACGAGTCGACGTGGGAGCGCGTGGTCGGGCGCATCAAGGACGTCACGCCTCAGGCCGAACCACAGAACGCCGCGCTCTCTCACCTTGCCGACCTGCTGCTGCTGACCTACGCGTTGCGCAATGCCGACCGCCATACGAAGAACATCGCCCTGCTCTACAGCTCCCGCGACCACATCGAGTTGGTGCCCGTCTACGACATGTTGACCATCACGGTCTATGACGACTACGCGACGAATCCGCCAGGCATGCCCTTGGAAGGGCGCAGTACCTGGATGCCGGGTAAAGCATTGGAGAGGTTTCTGCAAACGCGCTGCAACGTCATGCCGGCGCAAACACTTGAACGCATTGAGCGCATCTGCGAGGCCATCGTTCAGGTCACGCCGCAGGTGGTTGCGGCCACAGCGCGGCACCCTGCGTTTTACGAAACGGGCAAGCGCATGCTGCATGCGTGGAACGACGGAATGAACAGCCTGCGTCTTCAGAAAACATGGAGCCTGCCGTCGCTGGATAAGTCCATCGCGGCTGCGAGGTTCTCCGATCCAGCGCCAAGCAAGGCCGGGACGGTCGAGAAGATTGGTCGATCGCCGCTACTGGGGAAGCGCTAGGGAAGGTCTGCAGAACCCCTCGTCACCCCGACTGACGATGTGATCGTCGGTCGGCGACGATGAGGGCATGAATCAAAGCTGGCTTGGTTTTGAGCCGCTGCCCAAGAAGACCCGCAAGGAGATTGCCGCCCTGAATCTGCGCCGCCGATCTCCGGGGGCGCTTCGGTAGATGGTAGAGGCGGGGATCTGCACCATCACCCGCGTCCCGCCGCGCGACAGGCGCTCCAGCGAAAGCTTGCCACCCAATCGCTCTGCACGCTCCCGCATGCCAATCACACCGAAATGTCCTTCCCGTTTGCCGCGGCGAAGCACATCTTCCGGAATGCCGGCGCCATCATCCCGCACGGTGAGCGTCATGTGGCGCCAACGGTAGCGCAGGATCAACTCGATCTCACTGGCATTGGCATGCAGCGCCGCATTGAGAAGCGCCTCTCGGGCAATGAGATAAAGGTCGTCTCGCGCGGACGGCTCCAGCGCCCGAGGTTGCCCGTCCTGCGTCACGCGGACGCGCGCGCTTACCTTCAGTTGAGTGGCAGCCAGCGCGAGCGCCTCCGGAAGAGTGACTGCGTCATGTCCGGTGGTCCGCAAATCGCGAACCCGGTCCCGCGCCTCCCCCAGCAACTCATCGGCCCGCTCCAGTTCCCCTTCAATCGACGTTCGCACCGGGTCGTCGGGCCTCAAGGTGGTCGCCAAACCATGGAAGCCCAGAATCACGCCCTGCATGCTCTGAAGCAGCGTGTCGTGCAGGTCACGCGCGATACGCTCCCGCTCTTTGGCAATGTCGCCCATGCGCACGCGCTCCCGCCGTGCGATCACGCGCACCCTCAAGCGGTAGGCCACCCAGAGCCCCACCAGCAGCATGAAGCCCGCCGTCCCACGAAACCAGGCCGTCTGGAACCATGCGGGCTGAACGTCGATCAGCAGCACGCTGGGCGCGCTCGACCAGACGCCTCGTTCATTGGTCGCGGCGACCTCAAAGCGATGAAGACCTGGCGCGAGCTGGGTGTAGTCGGCGCTGCGCCGGGTGCCAACCTGCTGCCAGTCCTTGTCCACACCTTGTAAGCGGTAGCGGAACTGGATTCGATCCGCAACACCCAGTGCCGCAGCGGTGTAATTCACCTCAACACGACCTGACAGCGGGGGAATGGAGACCATGTCACGCATCGCCTGAATCATCCCGTCGGCCTGCACGGATCGCAGGATGACCGCTGGGGGCGCAGGGGAGGTTTCGCGGGAGGCCGTCGGGTCCAGCCAGAACAGGCCCTCGGTTGTGGAAAACCACAGGAGCCCCTGACTGTCCTGCACCAGGGTCGGCCTGGGCTCCGTATCATTGGTTGCGCCGGTCAGCCCATCGTGGAAGCTCAGGATCTCCACCTCCGCCGGCTGGCCCTCGAGACCGGCAATCACCTGGTCCGCAAGCACGTGATACGCCTCGGAGCGCCCGTGAAACCACAGGTCCCCGTTCGATGTCTGGACGATTCCCGTGATGTCCTTAACCGGCCCTGCCTTGAGACGAAGCGGGACGAAACGTTCACCGATGTAGGCCCCTATCCCATGCCGATGCCCAACCCAGACGCGATCGCCCGCCGAATAAAGCACGGTCGAGACCTGCACCTTGGCGCGGTTCGCGTCGGACGGGAGCTTTTTGAACCGGTTGTTTTCCAGCACATACGTGTCAGGACCTCGCCCTTGAAACCAGAGCCGGCCCCGAGCGTCACTCACAATGCTGTAGAAGGTGCCTGGCGGCGGAACGACCGGGCCCTCAGGTTCAGACCATTGACCGGCCTTCCAACGCACCACGCGCCGTCCTGTCTGCACCCAAAGTGCCCCCAAGTCATCCTCCGCCAGACTGCGCACGTAATGCAGATCAAAATTCGGCGGGTTCGGTACCGCCACAAATGACTTGCCGGGCGGGCGTTTCCACAGACCCAATTCCGATGCGACCCAGACCGTTCCGTCACGACCCGCGTACAGCGCCGTGACGCTCGTGGGGCTCGGCACATCCTCCACCTTCCCGTCCCGAAGGTGCATGACCAAGCCATCCCAGTTCGCCGCCCACAATCCACCCTCCGGGTCCGGCAGCATCGCAAAGCCGAACTTCCGGCGAGGCAGCTTGACAGGCCGCAGGCGCGTTTCACGGAAACGATCCAAGCCTGCCGCGGTCGCGATCCAGACCTGCCCTAAGTTGTCCTCGCGAATCGCGCCAATCCCGTCGGATGTCAGACCGTCCTTGACAGTGAACCCTTTCGCAATCAGTTGGTCGATCCGACCGGGCCTCAACAGTTCGCGCCAGTCCTGAGCAAAGTACAGCTGGCCCCGCGAGCTCATCCAGGCGCGGCCTCGTCGATCAACCGTCATGGCACCGTGGCTACGGTTGCTCAGTACTTGGACGCCAACGGGCCTTCCCCGCTCCATCAAGATCCGCATCAGACCGCTCCCGCTCGCGCACAAGGCATTGCCGTCAGGGGTGAGGACCAACGGATAGCAGTTCAGCGGTGTTTCCATCGCTTGAAAACGAGCCGTGCCCGGAAGCAGGTAATGCAGCCGACCGACGTCTCCCTGCTTGACGGTGAGATAAAGCGCCCCTTCCCGACTGACAACGAGAGGCGCGAGCGTGTGGTTTGGGGGAAGTCCCACCTCCTCATTGACTGCCCGAACGGTCAAGCCTTCCAGCCGATACAGCTGATTAAGCGCGCCCATCCAGCCGATTCCACGAGGGTCGAACTGGAACCGGGTCGTCATTGCGGCCGCTCGGTCCTTGTCGTCCACCGCCTCCACTCGGCCGCCGTCGCTGCGCAGGATCTTTCGCGTGATGGGGTCCTGGAAGTAGATAGCGCCGGTCGGAGCGCGTTGTCCAACGACTTGCACCACATCCTGGAACGGCGGCGGCGCGTCGTCGCTGAAGGAATGGAATTCCGTGCCGTCAAACACTTGATAGCCTGCGGAGGTGCGCAACAGCATCAATCCACTGGGGGTGTCGTCGACCCAGATCATCGAACCGACCACACCGTTCTTATTGGTCCACCCGGTATGCTCGAAGTCATGAATGCTGTGCGCGTGCGCCTCGCCTCCCGTCGCCAGCACAACGGTCAAGACACATCGCCACCCAATGCGGTCGGCCCAACACCGCCGCCCCGCCGGCCACCATCTTGGTGGCCGGCAGCGAGGAACGCAGAGCGGAACAGGTGCAACGTCAGGGACGATCACACGCGACTCAAGAGGGCATAGGGGGCCCGAATATGCCAGATCCCGCCCTGCGGCGCATCCGACCACGCCCTTGATCCCCTACCCTGCGCAACAAGCGCAGGCGATGGAGGATGGCACGCGCTCCCGCGCGCTTCGGATGATGCATTGCGAGCCCGCACAAAGGTGAACCTGTCCGCCTGAGCGAGCTTGGGCATCTGATGCATGTGCAACGCGGCCTGCCATGCTGCAGTCGCTCAACTGGAGTCATACACCGCTTGTGCTTGACTTGCCCAGGGCGGCAGATGTGGGACTGGCGCTGGTACTCATCAGAGACAGCATTGCCCTCCCACAGTTCGGCGAGAAAAAGAACCGCAAGGGCTCTTTTCATGTGGAGAGGGGTGGTAGGCCGTGCAGGACTTGAACCTGCGACCAAAGGATTATGAGTCCTCTGCTCTAACCAACTGAGCTAACGGCCCTACGGGAACACTGCACCTGTCGCCAGGCAACCGCCACCGGGCTCATCACCCAGCGCTCCGGCCTTGCACCGGAGCCGCGCATTCTACTCACCCACCAGGCCGCTACTTCTGAGACAGCGCGTTGCTCACCATCCGCGAGGTGATGTCGACAATCTGGATCATCCGGTCATACGCCATCCGCGTCGGACCGATGACGCCCAGCGTGCCCACCACCTCGCCGTCCACCACGTAGGGCGCGGAGACGACCGACAGCTCCTCGTAGGGCACGACCTGGCTCTCGCCGCCGATGTAGATCCGCACCCCCTCCGCGCGGCTGGAGACATCCAGCAGCCGCATCAGCTGGGTCTTTTCCTCGAACAGGTCGAACATCCGCCGCAGGCTGCCCATGTCGTGCCGGAAGTCCTGCACCGTCAGCAGGTTGCGTTCGCCAGAGACCACCACCGGCTCTTGTTCCTCGTAGCTCTGCGTGCCGACATCCACCGCCGCGCTCATCAGCGAGGCAATCTCGCCCCGCAGCGCGTCGACCTCGGTGCGCAGACGGTCGCGCACCACGTCCAGGCTCATGCCGGAATAGTGGGCATTGAGCCGGTTGCTGGCCTCGGTCAGGTCGGATTGGGTCACGTCCTGTGCGGTGAAGACCAGCCGGTTCTGCACATCCCCTTCCGGCGACACCATGATCACCAGCACCCGGCGTTCGCCCAGGCGCAGGAATTCGATGTGGTGGAAAACGCTGCTCTTGCGCGGCGAGGTCACCACGCCCACGAAGCTCGACAGGCTGGACAACATCTGCGCCGCGTTGGCGATGACCCGCTGCGGCTGGTCGGGCAGCAGTTGCGACTCCAGCGAGGAGACCTCGGACTTGAGGGTCTGCGCCGTGAGCAGGGTGTCCACGAACAGGCGGTAGCCGCGGGCGGTCGGGATGCGGCCGGCGCTGGTGTGCGGGCTGGCGATCAGGCCCAGTTCTTCCAGGTCCGCCATCACGTTGCGGATGGTCGCCGGGCTCAGGTCCAGGCCCGAAGCCCGGGAGAGCGTGCGGGAGCCCACCGGTTGACCGTCCGCGATGTAGCGGTCAACCAGGGTTTTGAGAAGTGTTTTGGCGCGCTCGTCGAGCATGGTTTTCATTGTATGGGCGTCCGCCCGCCACCCGTGCCGCAGGGTGGCGCTGTGGTGTAATTCTGTGCATATGTCCAAGCGATTCCGTCATGTGGCCATCGTCGGCAAGCCCCAGTCCAGGGGAATTCGCCCCATCCTGGAGGAAATCGCCGATTTCGTCGCCGGCCAGGGACTGGATGTTTCCCTCGAACAGGAAACCGCCGACAGCACCGGCATCACCGCCCTGCCCGCCCTCTCCCACGCCGAACTCGGCACCCAGTGCGACCTGGCGATCGTCGTCGGCGGCGACGGCACGATGCTGGGCTTCGCCCGCGAGGTGGCCCGCTACAACCTCCCGCTGGTCGGCATCAAC
The Roseateles amylovorans genome window above contains:
- the gspM gene encoding type II secretion system protein GspM, whose translation is MKARLNALRWPLQRQLKPLVDAAQDRWRALSPRERLQIVGMVVAVVATAVWLLWARPALASIRHWENELPRLRSQAAALKDILGADGQPAARPSAITPQDRLQRLRASLDGAGLAGAYVLSDDGAAIHIEFDRAVDLSKGMAWLLAGPPTLQMKVAQFSLQRLDDRPISASRSDVRFTITIVAT
- the gspL gene encoding type II secretion system protein GspL, with the translated sequence MTTRTPFPGSSGFEKAPDVIQAELLRLMLPPTRMLETATVRAAWRLPQGEWHEATFEHLADVAVRLRARRVEACPHPSEVSMTELTLPPLPAKLLRTALLGELDLLVLSDTATLAVASGTRTGTGQVPLAWMSAEALSQITQTLQRIGLPVQAVLPPPAFLPQPEDGESGDGRATAVCIDDWVVVRSAADEGLLLPNAEGSRGAAQIEQRLRATRPDHPGVRWLQLKGEGDFVSDGPAARTQVDSEDTDGGHGEEASELPAPSTSAWSGSGWTWSLPLARRHGAGADHRWLAPALGWSMAAAMVAVVGLQVQASDLAAQGKALSRQMAADVKAAFPDVPVVINPLQQARQLRDARRAGVAVGGAPSDDPAALLRAGAALLPNAQGQLQRLAFQDGQLWLQWREGAAFGADELQALQAQAQARGLTVLADAQGLRLQVDASKAPPAAGASTAQTSAPVRVGVTP
- the gspK gene encoding type II secretion system minor pseudopilin GspK, producing MAVVSMLLVVAVIAVLAAALLSRQTAFIRAAQAEQTWAQARWLLRGEISRAQVVLRLDAQRDPTTRLDGGWNQPVVAQVLGQIEGAPAQAFTEITDEQAKFNLRNLVASGQLDAVEAGVFLRLCGLLGVPADQAGRIARRVVTSLVEADAQPIAAAAPASASEASLDEKEAQAIAQQLGIDGPPAHDLAPRPRVMDDLLATPGVEAGSIERLRPFVTVLPQRTWVNANTASAEVLSAWVPGLDVDRARAVLRTRDQGQWFINRGDFVNRLQMPTLDDTPLLIGITSQWFRVSTALQMSRTTLLMQALLHDDKDSLPRLVWLREGA
- the gspD gene encoding type II secretion system secretin GspD, producing MRSLTDPKHRLAAWASCLMLSGCVTPASQSNDPDAPLFREGTYVRSARATESPDGRSPGLPSAIPQPVIPPGTAGAEMTSAAKAREDSDRPARRGADEPLTRRTTSDVPGKAALNFVDAEIPSVISTLARFLGRNFLLDPRVKGQITLVSHGEVPAGTAYDMLVAALRMRGFTIVDVGRVSRVVPVADAKLQGGPVNARAPGGGVATRTIRLAYENAEALVPVLKPMVAPESSITAHASSNMLVITDYVDNLERLSRIIESIDTPTSLDTDVVKIHHGVAVDIAGLASDLLQTGGNDNRRDIVLLADPRSNNVIIRSSSPSRTRLARDLLAKLDSAQDDPGNLHVVYLRHAQSTYLAGVLRGMLTGDTGTSALGSGDNARAALGAGGMSGGAAATNSSGTPSRTGSTPSGVSSGSSKSGGGSARFGGNGNGGANGGQVAGGGSGSSTAFSAGGVTVQADATANALIIAAPEPMYRSIRRVIDLLDQRRAQVMVESLIVEVTEQDAAQLGIQWMRNNGKFIGGSNFGGGANLNNNAANTIDFLPGGLSLGLIDGTVNLPGVGEILNLNLLARALRTKGSVNILSTPNILTLDNEAASIIVGKTVPFVSGQYITPGGGGSDNPFQTVTREDIGLQLKIRPQISEGGTVKLDIYQEVSSIDDQNSGVAGIVTNKRALDTSVLLDDGQIMVLGGLLEDSVNNVEESVPGLGSIPLLGHLFRYDKRQRVKTNLMVFLRPYVIRDANAGRGLTQDRYNVMRAQQSKAQPDKHLLLPDLPAPILPPMEVPMVGARSSLDLRPAQWDQTRQQPSPEVETRQQMRQRPTQPDAAQEPPVRSRLPSNVGVTGDPTVLYATPDSNKTVLQVADVADQDDAVRIAKRVRISGMPAYIVGGPGGIGYAVRVDASRDARAVDTATGVLRELGYRPEIVVMP
- a CDS encoding helix-turn-helix domain-containing protein translates to MDSLYSLGRAVAQLRQERGMTQKQLAALCGMGQSTLARFETGGVAEFGSRKLLRLLEVMGHQLSFTPKRSGFTLDDALAERQRQAREASETNASGRTRR
- the gspG gene encoding type II secretion system major pseudopilin GspG — its product is MVVRHRLRSKTQQGFTLIEIMVVLVIMGVLAALVVPNLMERPDQARATAARQDVGALMQALKLYRLDNGDYPSAAQGLGALVDKPVAGKPPTNWRKYLERLPNDPWGRPYHYLNPGTNGEIDVFSLGADGEPGGDKASADVGSWQL